The Posidoniimonas polymericola genome segment ACGATCTAGATTGGGAGGCCGGCGAGTATGTTCTCGTCGATGCAGAGATGCAGGCGGCCGACCGACTGCTGCACCGTGGAATCGGTGACCAACTGCCGGTCGTTCGCCGAGAGTTCGTCATGACGCGCCGGCGCTAGAGCCGCGGCGGCGGGCGGCTCGTTTTGCGTTCAATCGCCCCCTACGTTGCGTTCACGAAACCGCAGCGAAGCACGCCGGCTGGTAGAATAGGTGCTTGGCGCCACGCCGCCACGCCTTGCTCCTCTGCTACCGGAACGCTCGCCATCATGGCCCCCCGCCTGTCTGGACTGCTGCTGATCGTCGCCGTGTCGCTGACCGCTGGTTGGACCGGCGGCGCGGAGTTCTACGTCTCGCCCAGCGGGATCGACGCCAACCCGGGCACGCTCTCCTCACCGTTCGGCAGCCTCGCCCGGGCGCAGCAGGCGGTCTCGCCGGGCGACACGGTCTGGATCCGCGGCGGCGACTACAACTTCGTCGCGGGGCAGGGCGCCAGCGAGTACGGCGTGCTGTTTAACAAGAGCGGCAACGCCCGCAACCCCATCAAGTACTGGGCCTACCCGGGCGAGACGCCGGCCTTCGACTTCAGCGAGTACCTGCCGACCGAGCGGATCCGCGGCTTCAGCGTCCAGGCCGACTACCTGCACTTCAAGGGGATCGAGCTCCGCGGCGTGCAGCAGACCATCACCAACGTCAACGAGTCGTGGGGCATCCGCGTCGAGGGCGCCGGCGGCGACTTCAACATCTTCGAGCAGCTCAACCTGCACCACAACGAGGGGCCCGGCCTGTTCATCGCCAACGGCGGCCACAACCTGGTGCTCAACTCCGACTCGCACCACAACTACGACCCCGACCGCGGCGGCGAGAACGCCGACGGCTTCGGCAGCCACAGCAACGACGACGGCAACACCTTCATCGGCGCCCGCGCCTGGGAGAACAGCGACGACGGCTACGACTTCATCAACTCCGACGGCCGCGTCGAGCTGATCGGCTCCTGGGCGTGGCGTAACGGCTTCATCCCCGACACCAACACCGCCGCCGGCAACGGGGCCGGCATCAAGGCGGGCGGGTTCCTGCTCGACTCCAGCCGCTTCCCCGACCCCGAGGACGTGCCGACCAACCTGGTGCAGGGCAACCTGTCGTTCGACAACCGCGTGCAGGGGTTCTACGCCAACCACCACCCGGGCGGCATCGACTGGGTCAACAACACCGCCTTCGACAACCCGCGCGGCTTCGACCTGCTGAACGACGTCGACCCCGCCAACTGGCCGGCCGACCACTACCTCCGCAACAACATCGCCTACGCCAACAACTCCGACCTGGCGAACGCCAACCACAGCCTGATCGACGACGAGGCCAACAGCTGGAACCTGCCCAACGGGCTCTCGTCGCAGGACTTCCTGAGCCTCGCCCCGACCGGCGTCGACGGGCCCCGCCAGGCCGACGGCGGGCTGCCGGTGCTCGACTTCCTCCGCCTGGCCAGCGGCAGCGGCCTGGTCGACGCCGGACAGGACGTTGGGCTCGACTTCAACGGCCTGGCGCCCGACCTGGGCGCCTTCGAGAGCGGCTATGCCGGCGACTTCAACGCCGACGGCCTGGTCGACGCCGCCGACTACGTGGTCTGGCGTGACAATCTCGGCACGGTGTTCTCGCTGGGTGACCTCCAGGCGTGGGTCGCGAACTACGGCTGGAGCGACGCGACGTCCGCACCCCAAACGGTCCCCGAACCGGGTGTTGCGATGCTGCTCGCTCTGGTGGCGCTGCTGACGAGCCGGCGCAAGCCCGCCCGTTAGTCGGCCGAGGTAGATGCGGCCTCACAACTCTTCGTAGTGCACCGAAACTGGTCACGGGCAATTCGCCGCGACCAGATACAGAAAGATGAGATCCATGTGGGGTGCTCCCCGTTGCGTAAGACCGCATGCAATGGAATAATTAATGCGCGTCTGTGGAATCTCTTGCGACTGCCCGGGTCTGGCGCAACCTCGCCGGAGCGAAACGCATCGGCAACCACACGCCGGTAAACATCCTGGAGTCTGAGTATGGCGGCCCAAATCTCGCTCGCGTTGTTGCTAGCGATTTCGTTTGCACAAGTCTCTTCCGCATTTCCCGTACGCACGGTCGCCCTGACCGGCGCTCAAGCGCCCGGAGCCCTTGAGGGTTGGCGCTACTCGAATATGTCTCAACCGGCTATCAACGCCGTCGGCGAGGTGGCCTTCTCCGGGTTCGCACGTTCACCCGGAGCGAATCCAACCTTTCGTTCCGGCAAGTGGAGCGAAGGTGGGGGCAGTCTCCACAAGATATTCCTGGAAGGCGATCCGGCCCCAGGAGTCTCGCCGCCGGATCGATTTGAACTCGGGTCCGCGACCAGAATCAATCTCGCTGGACAGTCCGCGCTATCTGTCGGTCTGTCCGACTCGAACGCTTTGTACTTGGAAGAGAACGGAACTCTAACCCTTCTCGTCCGTACGGGACAGGCCGCCCACGGCTTGGCCCCTGACGTCAGCTACTCTCGGGTAGGGCAGAGTCCCGTCGTCGATGATCGCGGGCATGTCACCTTCGCGATGCTCCTGGACGTGCCCGGACTTTTCAATGCCGCCGGCATTTGGAGCAACCGCAGCGGGGAGATCGCTCCAGTAGTCGTGGGCTACACTCTACCTTCGCCGCCGCCAACCGCGATCAGCGGCGTCGACTCGTTCCGGATGAACGGCTCGGGGGAGCTCGCTTACCTCGTGCAATACGGCAATGGACAGGTCACCGGCGTCAGGGCCGAAGGCGACGGCGTTACCTTTGAGATCGCTCAAACCGGACTCCCGGCGGCGGGCTTCCCAGACGGGTATTCTTACGCGAGGCTCGACGGTCCCACGATCAATGACGCGGGTCACGTGGCGTTCACCGGCGGGCTGACCGGGCCCAGCATCGACCCTTCTAACGACAAGGCCATCTGGGAGGGAGGCCCCGATGGACTGCGGGTCGTGAGTCAACTCGGCGCCCAAGCGCCGGGCGCCGACTCAGCCGCAAACTTCTCCAGGTTCTACTGGACAAACCTCAACGGCGAAGGGGGAGTTACATTCGTAGCAAGCCTCACCGGGCCGAGTGTGACAGAGAACGACGATGTCGGGCTCTGGTCGGAAGTCGACTCTGAACTAAAGCTGATCGTCCGAG includes the following:
- a CDS encoding right-handed parallel beta-helix repeat-containing protein, with the protein product MAPRLSGLLLIVAVSLTAGWTGGAEFYVSPSGIDANPGTLSSPFGSLARAQQAVSPGDTVWIRGGDYNFVAGQGASEYGVLFNKSGNARNPIKYWAYPGETPAFDFSEYLPTERIRGFSVQADYLHFKGIELRGVQQTITNVNESWGIRVEGAGGDFNIFEQLNLHHNEGPGLFIANGGHNLVLNSDSHHNYDPDRGGENADGFGSHSNDDGNTFIGARAWENSDDGYDFINSDGRVELIGSWAWRNGFIPDTNTAAGNGAGIKAGGFLLDSSRFPDPEDVPTNLVQGNLSFDNRVQGFYANHHPGGIDWVNNTAFDNPRGFDLLNDVDPANWPADHYLRNNIAYANNSDLANANHSLIDDEANSWNLPNGLSSQDFLSLAPTGVDGPRQADGGLPVLDFLRLASGSGLVDAGQDVGLDFNGLAPDLGAFESGYAGDFNADGLVDAADYVVWRDNLGTVFSLGDLQAWVANYGWSDATSAPQTVPEPGVAMLLALVALLTSRRKPAR
- a CDS encoding DUF7453 family protein, which encodes MAAQISLALLLAISFAQVSSAFPVRTVALTGAQAPGALEGWRYSNMSQPAINAVGEVAFSGFARSPGANPTFRSGKWSEGGGSLHKIFLEGDPAPGVSPPDRFELGSATRINLAGQSALSVGLSDSNALYLEENGTLTLLVRTGQAAHGLAPDVSYSRVGQSPVVDDRGHVTFAMLLDVPGLFNAAGIWSNRSGEIAPVVVGYTLPSPPPTAISGVDSFRMNGSGELAYLVQYGNGQVTGVRAEGDGVTFEIAQTGLPAAGFPDGYSYARLDGPTINDAGHVAFTGGLTGPSIDPSNDKAIWEGGPDGLRVVSQLGAQAPGADSAANFSRFYWTNLNGEGGVTFVASLTGPSVTENDDVGLWSEVDSELKLIVREGEPAPGAPLGATFGSLSPNFLSNFVPHSNARGQVAFTAPLTGADITPENDQGLWVTNLAGEPQLVVCEGDLFDVNDDPLINDFRTISRVAINNITSSGGEDGLGSALNASGQLTMYLSFTDFSAGIFVVETLVPEPSSAATSILTLALLAAVRRRQPA